The proteins below are encoded in one region of Salmo salar chromosome ssa02, Ssal_v3.1, whole genome shotgun sequence:
- the LOC106581894 gene encoding ras/Rap GTPase-activating protein SynGAP isoform X8 translates to MSYVPFQDARCAVPPSYRPHAPSFAAPSYDRPDWNPRLCVISGNQLYMLDQEEVHPLLMRERRSELHRNKLLRRTVSVPVEGRHHPEMENARARRKSIANVKQPSMEIPPTAPPQPFRQSSFLSRRLKGSIKRAKSQPKLDRTSSFRHMILPRFRSADQDRTRLMQSFKESHSHESLLSPSSAAEALDLTLDEDAIIKPVHSSILGQEYCFEVTTASGTKCFACRSGAERDKWIENLQRAVKPNKDNSRRVDNVLKLWIIEARELPTKKRYYCELCLDDMLYARTTSKPRTDTVFWGEHFEFNNLPAVRNLRLHLYKETDKKRRKEKSTYLGLVSISISSITGRQFVEQWYPVIQPSILAKGQAGGKIINASLRLKSRYQTMSILPMELYKEFAEYVTNNYRTLCAVLEPLLSVKSKEEVACALVHILQSTGKAKDFLSDMAMCEVDRFIDREHLIFRENTLATKAIEEYLKLIGHKYLKDAIGEFIRALYESEENCEVDPMRTPPSVLPDHQANLRMCCELALCKIVNSHCVFPRELKEVFASWRVRCAERGREDIADRLISGSLFLRFLCPAVMSPSLFNLTQEYPDEQTSRTLTLISKVVQNLANFSKFGMKEEYMCFMNEFLEMEWGSMQQFLYEISNLDSVSNAGGFEGYIDLGRELSILHSLLWEVMAQLSKSSNPNPQDAIIKLGPLPRLLNDISMALRNPHLQRQPSHQNQTDRVHERQTERLLSRPSFNRGVSSEFQNLMMKDLNSSIDITRLPSPTSGVSGGGVMPSRAHPQLSFQERDHPHRASKDVFYVTRPPLARSSPAYCTSSSDITEPDHKNPLFHLATGTADGPHLHHQHSRAHLPPPLLLAPEPDPGGSHQAYIPQFAHGGFSRSEDLSTLRTGAGHLGQPAIIHSHSYSDDYSRADFARRQLSMHGQDNLQQQQQMGMASQTGTSHSSLATPPSTVQPVRQSSIAPPPAQRVKSQTSHQLSVSAAAAPTPSAKTRPPSANLSPESGYGGRQQAPRQQLSVKDNTAPGLPHQQSSVRESQGPQGPQGGTTTTIQQSQQQQQQPQQQHLLKPSISKQGSGQSPSTLNPPTPANERTVAWVSNMPHLSADITLEANRIDREEFKLKEYSKSMDESRLDRVKEYEEEIHSLKERLIMSHRKLEEYEKRLLSQEQQTSKILSQYQSRLEDSERRLRQQQVEKDSQIKGIINRLMAVEDEIRGGAIIEPPKANVRVFADQGRRQSILVQPRLAPVPPRVQSQSRSFVEDNLEPNWLRQHGQPAWPGHISRALSRDAIG, encoded by the exons agaacgCTCGCGCCCGGCGGAAGAGCATAGCCAACGTGAAGCAGCCAAGCATGGAGATCCCTCCcactgcccccccccaacccttcCGACAATCC AGTTTCCTCAGTAGAAGGTTGAAGGGCTCCATCAAGAGGGCTAAGAGCCAGCCCAAACTGGACCGCACCAGCAGCTTCCGACACATGATCCTCCCCCGCTTCCGCAGTGCCGACCAGGACAG AACGCGCCTGATGCAGAGCTTCAAAGAGTCCCACTCCCATGAGTCCTTGCTGTCTCCCAGCAGCGCAGCCGAGGCGCTGGACCTCACCCTGGACGAGGACGCCATCATCAAGCCCGTCCACTCCAGCATCCTGGGACAGGAGTACTGTTTTGAG GTGACTACGGCTTCGGGAACCAAGTGCTTTGCATGTCGCTCGGGtgcagagagagacaaatggatCGAGAATCTTCAGAGAGCTGTCAAACCCAACAAG GACAACAGTCGGAGGGTGGACAACGTGCTGAAACTCTGGATCATCGAGGCACGGGAGCTTCCCACCAAGAAGCGCTACTACTGCGAACTTTGTCTGGACGACATGCTTTACGCACGCACCACCAGCAAGCCCCGGACTGACACCGTGTTCTGGGGCGAGCACTTTGAGTTCAACAACTTGCCAGCTGTCCGCAACCTACGCCTTCATCTCTACAAGGAGACTGACAAGAAGAGACGCAAG GAAAAGAGCACATACCTGGGACTGGTCAGTATCTCTATCTCCAGCATCACGGGCCGACAGTTTGTGGAGCAGTGGTACCCGGTCATCCAGCCTAGCATCCTGGCCAAGGGGCAAGCAGGGGGCAAGATCATCAATGCCTCCCTACGCCTCAAGTCCCGTTACCAGACCATGAGTATCCTGCCCATGGAGCTGTACAAGGAGTTTGCCGAGTATGTTACCAATAACTACCGGACTTTGTGTGCGGTGCTGGAGCCTCTACTGAGCGTGAAGAGTAAAGAAGAGGTGGCCTGTGCGCTGGTCCACATACTACAGAGCACGGGGAAAGCAAAA GATTTTCTTTCAGACATGGCGATGTGTGAGGTAGATAGATTCATAGACCGAGAACACCTTATCTTCAGAGAGAACACTCTGGCCACCAAAGCCATAGAAGAGTATCTCAAGCTGATTGGACATAAGTACCTCAAGGATGCAATAG GGGAGTTCATAAGGGCGCTGTACGAATCAGAGGAGAATTGCGAGGTGGACCCCATGAGGACACCACCCTCTGTCCTTCCAGACCACCAAGCCAATCTCCGCATGTGCTGCGAACTGGCACTCTGCAAAATCGTCAACTCCCATTG TGTGTTTCCTCGAGAGCTGAAGGAGGTGTTTGCCTCGTGGAGGGTGCGCTgtgcagagagggggagggaggacatCGCAGACCGCCTAATCAGCGGCTCCCTTTTCCTGCGCTTCCTGTGTCCGGCCGTCATGTCCCCCTCCCTGTTCAACCTGACCCAGGAGTACCCAGATGAGCAGACATCACGCACGCTCACCCTCATCTCCAAAGTGGTGCAGAACCTGGCCAACTTCTCCAA gtttGGTATGAAAGAGGAGTACATGTGCTTCATGAATGAGTTCTTAGAGATGGAGTGGGGCTCCATGCAACAGTTCCTTTATGAGATCTCCAACCTGGACAGTGTGAGCAACGCAGGGGGCTTCGAGGGCTACATCGACCTGGGCAGGGAGCTGTCCATACTGCACAGCCTCCTCTGGGAGGTCATGGCCCAGCTCAGCAAG tcttctaaccctaacccacaggaTGCCATTATCAAACTGGGTCCCTTGCCCCGCCTCTTGAATGACATCAGCATGGCCCTGCGTAACCCCCACCTGCAGAGGCAGCCCAGCCACCAGAACCAGACAGATAGAGTCcatgagagacagacggagaggctGCTCTCACGACCCAGCTTCAACAGGGGAGTCTCCTCGGAGTTCCAGAATCTCATGATGAAGGATCTCAACAG CTCCATAGATATCACTCGCTTGCCTTCCCCTACATCTGGTGTGTCCGGTGGGGGGGTCATGCCGTCTCGTGCTCATCCTCAGCTGAGTTTCCAAGAGCGTGATCACCCACATCGAGCCTCCAAAGATGTTTTCTATGTAACACGCCCTCCATTGGCCCGATCCAGCCCTGCCTACTGCACCAGTAGCTCCGATATCACCGAGCCAGACCACAAG AACCCCCTGTTTCACCTGGCCACCGGCACTGCAGATGGACCCCACCTTCACCACCAGCACAGCAGGGCCCATCTCCCGCCGCCCCTGCTCCTGGCCCCGGAGCCTGACCCCGGTGGCTCGCACCAGGCCTACATCCCCCAGTTCGCCCACGGGGGGTTCTCCCGCAGCGAGGACCTGTCCACCCTGAGGACCGGGGCAGGGCACCTGGGGCAGCCAGCCATTATCCACTCACACAGCTATAGTGACGACTACAGCAGGGCTGATTTCGCACGGCGGCAACTGTCCATGCACGGGCAG GATAATCTTCAACAGCAACAGCAGATGGGCATGGCCTCTCAGACTGGTACCTCCCACTCCTCCCTGGCCACACCCCCCTCCACAGTCCAGCCTGTGCGCCAGAGCTCCATCGCCCCGCCTCCCGCTCAACGTGTCAAATCACAGACCTCCCATCAGCTGTCCGTCAGTGCGGCTGCTGCTCCCACACCATCCGCTAAGACGCGACCGCCCAGTGCCAACCTATCACCAGAGTCAGGCTACGGAGGTCGGCAACAGGCACCACGGCAACAACTGTCGGTCAAAGACAACACAGCCCCTGGACTGCCCCACCAGCAGAGCTCTGTCAGGGAGAGCCAGGGCCCCCAGGGGCCACAGGGAGGCACTACAACAACCATAcagcaatcacagcagcaacaacagcaaccaCAGCAACAGCACCTGCTCAAACCTTCCATTAGTAAACAG GGTTCCGGGCAGTCGCCCTCGACCCTTAACCCCCCGACCCCGGCCAATGAGAGAACAGTCGCCTGGGTTTCCAACATGCCTCACCTATCCGCTGACATTACTCTGGAGGCTAACCGCATCGACCGTGAAGAGTTCAAGCTGAAGGAGTACtccaaaagcatggatgagtctcgCTTAGATAGG gTAAAGGAATATGAGGAGGAGATCCACTCCCTGAAGGAGCGACTGATCATGTCCCACAGGAAGCTGGAGGAGTATGAGAAGAGGCTCCTTTCCCAGGAGCAGCAGACCAGTAAGATCCTCTCACAATACCAGAGTCGCCTGGAGGACAGCGAGAGGAGGCTACGGCAACAACAAGTGGAGAAAGACTCCCAAATTAAAGGAATAATCAACAG acttaTGGCTGTGGAGGATGAGATAAGGGGAGGAGCCATCATTGAGCCGCCAAAAGCTAACGTTAGGGTCTTCGCCGATCAG GGGAGGCGCCAATCCATCCTAGTGCAGCCCCGTCTCGCGCCTGTCCCACCCCGAGTACAAAG
- the LOC106581894 gene encoding ras/Rap GTPase-activating protein SynGAP isoform X3, with amino-acid sequence MSYVPFQDARCAVPPSYRPHAPSFAAPSYDRPDWNPRLCVISGNQLYMLDQEEVHPLLMRERRSELHRNKLLRRTVSVPVEGRHHPEMENARARRKSIANVKQPSMEIPPTAPPQPFRQSSFLSRRLKGSIKRAKSQPKLDRTSSFRHMILPRFRSADQDRTRLMQSFKESHSHESLLSPSSAAEALDLTLDEDAIIKPVHSSILGQEYCFEVTTASGTKCFACRSGAERDKWIENLQRAVKPNKDNSRRVDNVLKLWIIEARELPTKKRYYCELCLDDMLYARTTSKPRTDTVFWGEHFEFNNLPAVRNLRLHLYKETDKKRRKEKSTYLGLVSISISSITGRQFVEQWYPVIQPSILAKGQAGGKIINASLRLKSRYQTMSILPMELYKEFAEYVTNNYRTLCAVLEPLLSVKSKEEVACALVHILQSTGKAKDFLSDMAMCEVDRFIDREHLIFRENTLATKAIEEYLKLIGHKYLKDAIGEFIRALYESEENCEVDPMRTPPSVLPDHQANLRMCCELALCKIVNSHCVFPRELKEVFASWRVRCAERGREDIADRLISGSLFLRFLCPAVMSPSLFNLTQEYPDEQTSRTLTLISKVVQNLANFSKFGMKEEYMCFMNEFLEMEWGSMQQFLYEISNLDSVSNAGGFEGYIDLGRELSILHSLLWEVMAQLSKDAIIKLGPLPRLLNDISMALRNPHLQRQPSHQNQTDRVHERQTERLLSRPSFNRGVSSEFQNLMMKDLNSSIDITRLPSPTSGVSGGGVMPSRAHPQLSFQERDHPHRASKDVFYVTRPPLARSSPAYCTSSSDITEPDHKDSTMNSVSNLQSVAMLNSSQASITGMGSFGGLSSQGGGGLGSGLSGQLRAGGRLSAGSGGSSMSGGLRLSQLSQMGTTTDSLSQQQQQQAAALRYPLSFQNPLFHLATGTADGPHLHHQHSRAHLPPPLLLAPEPDPGGSHQAYIPQFAHGGFSRSEDLSTLRTGAGHLGQPAIIHSHSYSDDYSRADFARRQLSMHGQDNLQQQQQMGMASQTGTSHSSLATPPSTVQPVRQSSIAPPPAQRVKSQTSHQLSVSAAAAPTPSAKTRPPSANLSPESGYGGRQQAPRQQLSVKDNTAPGLPHQQSSVRESQGPQGPQGGTTTTIQQSQQQQQQPQQQHLLKPSISKQGSGQSPSTLNPPTPANERTVAWVSNMPHLSADITLEANRIDREEFKLKEYSKSMDESRLDRVKEYEEEIHSLKERLIMSHRKLEEYEKRLLSQEQQTSKILSQYQSRLEDSERRLRQQQVEKDSQIKGIINRLMAVEDEIRGGAIIEPPKANVRVFADQGRRQSILVQPRLAPVPPRVQSQSRSFVEDNLEPNWLRQHGQPAWPGHISRALSRDAIG; translated from the exons agaacgCTCGCGCCCGGCGGAAGAGCATAGCCAACGTGAAGCAGCCAAGCATGGAGATCCCTCCcactgcccccccccaacccttcCGACAATCC AGTTTCCTCAGTAGAAGGTTGAAGGGCTCCATCAAGAGGGCTAAGAGCCAGCCCAAACTGGACCGCACCAGCAGCTTCCGACACATGATCCTCCCCCGCTTCCGCAGTGCCGACCAGGACAG AACGCGCCTGATGCAGAGCTTCAAAGAGTCCCACTCCCATGAGTCCTTGCTGTCTCCCAGCAGCGCAGCCGAGGCGCTGGACCTCACCCTGGACGAGGACGCCATCATCAAGCCCGTCCACTCCAGCATCCTGGGACAGGAGTACTGTTTTGAG GTGACTACGGCTTCGGGAACCAAGTGCTTTGCATGTCGCTCGGGtgcagagagagacaaatggatCGAGAATCTTCAGAGAGCTGTCAAACCCAACAAG GACAACAGTCGGAGGGTGGACAACGTGCTGAAACTCTGGATCATCGAGGCACGGGAGCTTCCCACCAAGAAGCGCTACTACTGCGAACTTTGTCTGGACGACATGCTTTACGCACGCACCACCAGCAAGCCCCGGACTGACACCGTGTTCTGGGGCGAGCACTTTGAGTTCAACAACTTGCCAGCTGTCCGCAACCTACGCCTTCATCTCTACAAGGAGACTGACAAGAAGAGACGCAAG GAAAAGAGCACATACCTGGGACTGGTCAGTATCTCTATCTCCAGCATCACGGGCCGACAGTTTGTGGAGCAGTGGTACCCGGTCATCCAGCCTAGCATCCTGGCCAAGGGGCAAGCAGGGGGCAAGATCATCAATGCCTCCCTACGCCTCAAGTCCCGTTACCAGACCATGAGTATCCTGCCCATGGAGCTGTACAAGGAGTTTGCCGAGTATGTTACCAATAACTACCGGACTTTGTGTGCGGTGCTGGAGCCTCTACTGAGCGTGAAGAGTAAAGAAGAGGTGGCCTGTGCGCTGGTCCACATACTACAGAGCACGGGGAAAGCAAAA GATTTTCTTTCAGACATGGCGATGTGTGAGGTAGATAGATTCATAGACCGAGAACACCTTATCTTCAGAGAGAACACTCTGGCCACCAAAGCCATAGAAGAGTATCTCAAGCTGATTGGACATAAGTACCTCAAGGATGCAATAG GGGAGTTCATAAGGGCGCTGTACGAATCAGAGGAGAATTGCGAGGTGGACCCCATGAGGACACCACCCTCTGTCCTTCCAGACCACCAAGCCAATCTCCGCATGTGCTGCGAACTGGCACTCTGCAAAATCGTCAACTCCCATTG TGTGTTTCCTCGAGAGCTGAAGGAGGTGTTTGCCTCGTGGAGGGTGCGCTgtgcagagagggggagggaggacatCGCAGACCGCCTAATCAGCGGCTCCCTTTTCCTGCGCTTCCTGTGTCCGGCCGTCATGTCCCCCTCCCTGTTCAACCTGACCCAGGAGTACCCAGATGAGCAGACATCACGCACGCTCACCCTCATCTCCAAAGTGGTGCAGAACCTGGCCAACTTCTCCAA gtttGGTATGAAAGAGGAGTACATGTGCTTCATGAATGAGTTCTTAGAGATGGAGTGGGGCTCCATGCAACAGTTCCTTTATGAGATCTCCAACCTGGACAGTGTGAGCAACGCAGGGGGCTTCGAGGGCTACATCGACCTGGGCAGGGAGCTGTCCATACTGCACAGCCTCCTCTGGGAGGTCATGGCCCAGCTCAGCAAG gaTGCCATTATCAAACTGGGTCCCTTGCCCCGCCTCTTGAATGACATCAGCATGGCCCTGCGTAACCCCCACCTGCAGAGGCAGCCCAGCCACCAGAACCAGACAGATAGAGTCcatgagagacagacggagaggctGCTCTCACGACCCAGCTTCAACAGGGGAGTCTCCTCGGAGTTCCAGAATCTCATGATGAAGGATCTCAACAG CTCCATAGATATCACTCGCTTGCCTTCCCCTACATCTGGTGTGTCCGGTGGGGGGGTCATGCCGTCTCGTGCTCATCCTCAGCTGAGTTTCCAAGAGCGTGATCACCCACATCGAGCCTCCAAAGATGTTTTCTATGTAACACGCCCTCCATTGGCCCGATCCAGCCCTGCCTACTGCACCAGTAGCTCCGATATCACCGAGCCAGACCACAAG GACTCCACAATGAACAGCGTGTCTAACCTGCAGTCGGTGGCCATGCTCAACTCCTCCCAGGCCTCCATCACCGGCATGGGCAGCTTCGGAGGGCTCAGCAGCCAGGGTGGAGGAGGCCTGGGCTCGGGCCTGAGTGGCCAGCTCCGGGCCGGGGGCCGCCTCTCGGCCGGCTCTGGGGGATCCAGCATGTCAGGGGGCCTCCGGCTGAGCCAGTTGAGCCAGATGGGCACCACCACCGACTCGCtgtcccagcagcagcagcagcaggccgcCGCCCTGAGATACCCGCTCTCCTTCCAGAACCCCCTGTTTCACCTGGCCACCGGCACTGCAGATGGACCCCACCTTCACCACCAGCACAGCAGGGCCCATCTCCCGCCGCCCCTGCTCCTGGCCCCGGAGCCTGACCCCGGTGGCTCGCACCAGGCCTACATCCCCCAGTTCGCCCACGGGGGGTTCTCCCGCAGCGAGGACCTGTCCACCCTGAGGACCGGGGCAGGGCACCTGGGGCAGCCAGCCATTATCCACTCACACAGCTATAGTGACGACTACAGCAGGGCTGATTTCGCACGGCGGCAACTGTCCATGCACGGGCAG GATAATCTTCAACAGCAACAGCAGATGGGCATGGCCTCTCAGACTGGTACCTCCCACTCCTCCCTGGCCACACCCCCCTCCACAGTCCAGCCTGTGCGCCAGAGCTCCATCGCCCCGCCTCCCGCTCAACGTGTCAAATCACAGACCTCCCATCAGCTGTCCGTCAGTGCGGCTGCTGCTCCCACACCATCCGCTAAGACGCGACCGCCCAGTGCCAACCTATCACCAGAGTCAGGCTACGGAGGTCGGCAACAGGCACCACGGCAACAACTGTCGGTCAAAGACAACACAGCCCCTGGACTGCCCCACCAGCAGAGCTCTGTCAGGGAGAGCCAGGGCCCCCAGGGGCCACAGGGAGGCACTACAACAACCATAcagcaatcacagcagcaacaacagcaaccaCAGCAACAGCACCTGCTCAAACCTTCCATTAGTAAACAG GGTTCCGGGCAGTCGCCCTCGACCCTTAACCCCCCGACCCCGGCCAATGAGAGAACAGTCGCCTGGGTTTCCAACATGCCTCACCTATCCGCTGACATTACTCTGGAGGCTAACCGCATCGACCGTGAAGAGTTCAAGCTGAAGGAGTACtccaaaagcatggatgagtctcgCTTAGATAGG gTAAAGGAATATGAGGAGGAGATCCACTCCCTGAAGGAGCGACTGATCATGTCCCACAGGAAGCTGGAGGAGTATGAGAAGAGGCTCCTTTCCCAGGAGCAGCAGACCAGTAAGATCCTCTCACAATACCAGAGTCGCCTGGAGGACAGCGAGAGGAGGCTACGGCAACAACAAGTGGAGAAAGACTCCCAAATTAAAGGAATAATCAACAG acttaTGGCTGTGGAGGATGAGATAAGGGGAGGAGCCATCATTGAGCCGCCAAAAGCTAACGTTAGGGTCTTCGCCGATCAG GGGAGGCGCCAATCCATCCTAGTGCAGCCCCGTCTCGCGCCTGTCCCACCCCGAGTACAAAG